The Oryza sativa Japonica Group chromosome 11, ASM3414082v1 DNA window CAATTTGTCAGTCTATCATCGTTGGATACGCATCAAGATCCATGCACAAAACCAGGCTTGGCCTGATGCAATGAGTAACGGGCTGCATCTGCCCTGGCCCGTTAAGCCGTGGGCCATCAATTTTTTTGGATAATGGATTTTTCATTAATTTGGCCTCTATATCCATATATATCCGTAAAGAATATACATAGCCAAAAACATACACAAGGGCAatacacacaaacacacacaaaaaaaaaaaagctagaagACTTAGCTTCAACCTTCATCGATGACTTATTCTATTCATCCCAGCATGAGAGGGGTATGAGGAGAAACAAAACTAGTTTGTGCTACTCGTCGCCGCACCATCTCCACCTCTATGGAACTCAACCATAAACTGCTGCAAACTGCTATGTCCGCTTTCCACCGTCGCCATCCAAAAACCCCCTTATGCAGTTGTTGCATTTTGAACGCCTATAGAGTACCACGAAGCCGCTTGCCGTCCCACCACCATCTTCCGTGGACTATCAAACTCACCGTAGCTCCTAGAGCATCATGGAACCATCCAGCATGATATACACCTTGTCTTTACTGTCATGAGCTTTGCCGAAGATGCACCGCTACCATTCACATCTATCCGCAGCCAGACCTTGACGCCGTCACTCACATGACAGCTGCTGCCTCTAGGATTACTCCGTCAAGAGCCTCCATTGCCATCATCCTTATATGCATCAGGAAAGTCGACGGCCATCGCACACCATCAGCCCAGCCATCGACGACCATCGTCCACTGCCCTCGCCTGACCGTGGTCAGAACGGGGCACTGGAGCTCACCTAAGTCGTCGGTGCCTCTAGGACGTTACCATTGAGAACCTTCGCCGCCATCGTCTCAACTTGTCATGGTTGAACCAACAATCAACAAGAACCTTCGCCGCCATCGTCTCAATCTGTCATGGCTGAACCAACCAACCGTCGACAGTCATCACCATGCTATTGTCCCACCATCACAGGTGGAGGGCTAGATCCCTCCACTGTTGTTATCGCCGGTGGCAGAGCCGTCACTGCccaacaccaccaccagcgCGCTCCCTACCGCCTAGCAGGTTGCCAGCGtgcgctgccgctgccaccaccgcctGGCCGGCTGCCAGCATGTGCCGTCAATGAGGTATGCACACTCAGATGTGGCAAGAAATTTGAGATTAAGCCATCGTCCAAAACAGGTTTCGTCAAAATGCCATCGTCTAAAACGGGTTTCACCAAAATGCAATCCTGCACGTAATTTGGTTTCATCCAAATACCATTCTCAAACAGGCCACACGCTAATGTCATTTCTCCCTTTTATTGATTGTTCGCCCATCATGCAGAACATATAAATTCCTTATCACTATGTAGGAAAATTGAACTGTATGCTAAGTAGCAATAAAATGTGGCATGAAGCATGTCAGAACTTCAAATAGGTTTCCATCACTTGAACAGATGAAGTTACAACATTGTTGAAACGCAGGCATACATGAGAGCAATGGTATTTGCAACTGGCAGAAACAACACTTTCTACACACAAAATCATTAGCTTCTAGTTTCAGTGTGGCAGTTACTGCAGGGCTCAATAACCTTTAAGCTAACACTCGAGGGTACTCTCCCCTCAACATAGATCCTAATAGCGAGGAGAGCCTTCTCAGCTTCCAAGAGAGCTTCCTTGCTCATTTGTAAACATTGACATGGGTCAATCTTGTCATTTCTCCTGTCATAGCCACGGGTGGTGTCCAATGTAAGGTACTCTAGAGACGAAGCCTTCTCGAGAATGTGGTTGGCAAGATCGATCATGCTCTTTGCAGAGGAAAAACCGGTTATCATCATGTTCTTGAGATTGTCATGGCGGTATTCTGAAGCACGCATTGGATGCATGGAGTCACCACTCAATGCTTCAAGGATCGAATCATGTCTTTTAGCTGGCCGTTCAATCTGCAAAGGATTACGTCAAtgtctgctttttttttaatgagcAAAAGGTACTGAATAAAAGTTAGCCATATTAATTCTCTCCCTCTTTTATTTAGCTACTACTTTATAGGAATAGGATAGTGATCAAGGCAAGTAATTTAGTTGCAAAGTTTATCAAGGCCATCAATAGTGTCAATATTTATTACTAGAGTTGCaacgtttttatttttttaaagaaagctCATCACATATATTTTAAAGcccataaaaattatattatcatcatGCCAATTTTGCTGCCACTTTGTAGGTGTCAGTTGAGTTAGCCATAGGGGTCAGATAAAGATAGGGATGCAAGCGGGGCGGGCAAGCGGGTGTTTTTAGCCCGCTTATCTCACTTGTAgttcattttttcttctaaattttgtgCTACCATATGAAAAATGAAGTAGTAAGCGGGTTTTTATGCGGGTAGTGAGactacccacttgcatccctagaCAAAGTCTTGTCTGATTGTTCGTGGACCACATGGTAATTGGGTGGCAACCACCACCAGTAAGCGTCTTTTAAGATAGTACATATGAGATCAGTTGCATCATTTGCAGAACAAAGAAATGTTACATTTGTCCAATtcaagaaataacaaaaaacaTTTGCATGAAACATCATAACAAATAATTCTTTAAGAGAAAACAATAAAATCTTGAACATAAGTGGTACCTGATAAATGATAGATAGCTTTGACATATAAATAATAACTTACACGCAGGATAAAAGTCTCCAAGGCAGGAGAAGCATCAATGAAGGAAACCAGAGAACAAAAATCATAGCCCGGGGACAAATCTGGTGTAAGCAGCAGTATCTCCAAGCACTTGAGCTGCAGGAATTTGCCAAGTACCTTTGGTGTATTGACTGTCTGAAGAAAAAGAGGCCGCAAAAATTAATTGAGTACAGTAGTATACAGTGCAAATCtagtgatatactccctccgtttctaaatatttgatgccgttgacttttttaaatatgtttgaccgttcgtcttattcaaaaaaattaagtaattattaatttttttctatcatttgattcattgttaaatatacttatatgtatacatatagttttacatattttttaaaagtttttaaataaaacgaacggtcaaacatgtgcttaaaaagccaacggtgtcaaatatttagaaacggaggaagtaacatgCTATTATTATGGTGTGTTGAGTGACAAGTGCAATTGAGCTAATAAGTAAGGCTAAAACCGACCTCATTACGTGTTGATAGATAAAGCTTCTGTATGTTTGGCGCAATGGATGGAAGCTTCTTGCTACCATAATGTAGCGCGTCAGGGCTTCCGTCACAAAACATTTGCATTTTCTTCACTTGTAATAATGCTTCTCCAAGTGAGATTTGTATTGGGGGGCCAGCATAGATGAAAGTAGAGAGCTTTGGAGCACTACTGTCAATCACCTCCAATTTTCTAAAATGCAACACTTCCAGGTAATTAAGCTCCAGCAGATGGGGGATCTTCAGGACAACAATATTATGGCAGTCTGAAAGTAACAATCGCTGCAAAGCACAGGATTTGGATAGAAAGCCGCATAATTCCTCCTCAGTAATTTTTACTGATCTTAAACGCAAACTTGTCAAGGTACTCATCTGACCAATTTGTATGCCAGGGTGGAAAGAACAGCCACCAAGTAAAAAAGACTGAATTGAGCTTGCTACCCTTGATAGAAGTGAGCATGGGAAATCATAATCCATCTTGCTAACTCGGGTCATTTCTAGTTCAAATTCTTTGATTCCTGGTGCAAACGCAATTTGAAGCCAGCGGTCAACATAACTAGGATGCAGACTGAAACAAGGGTGGGTTGTAAGTTTAAACATCTTCACTCCTGTGCCAGCATGATTCAGCATAATGGGGTCGACTCTACTGATGAAATCAATTGTTAGTTTATCATTGCTAGGTGCTCTCTTATCTATGCGTAGTGTATTAACATTAAGATTGAGCCTGGGGTAGAATCTCCAAGAACGCAGAAAACAACGAGATGCACAGGCGGCACGAGCTGCATCCTGCATAGGCATGAGAGTGTGTATGTGATAAAGGATGTCCTGCACAAGCCAACAGGAGAGGATAAAAACATTAGAAAATGTTTTATTACCACTATAATAATAACTGGCATACTGCTTTTTGGGAATGAATAGTAGAGGAAACTATCAATATGCTAAAAGAACATTTTCAAATTGAACATGGATGCACTGCTGAGTTCCGTACCTCTGGAAGCTGCATCTTGGATTCCACTGTACTGGCAGATTGAGAATCATCGCCACATTGACAAGGGGAGTTGTCTATTTCAGAAGCTGAAGAAGTAGCTCCATTACCTGCAACTAACTAGGTCATGATGCAGAAGGGAGCATTTTGTTTGCACGCATATACCAAAGATGGATAGTTGGACATAATTTAAAGATAACTATAATACAACAAAGACATATTTTTGTGCTTGAGATTACTAAATATGAAGATTAAGTACGGGCACTTAAAACAAGAAaaccattagctcatgattaattaagttttaattattttaaaattaaaaaaatatttatctgATATTAATGCAACTTCTATTCTGCATAAAAAGTTTCAGTACGAAAtataatagtttgaaaagcgtgcccaACGGAAATATCTTAATCGGAAAAAGAAGGAGAAGGGACCTAATTAAATAAGGGTTTTCAACTAACATAGAAAATCAGAGAATCATCATTGAAATCAAAATTTGAGCAAAGTCACTTGAGATTTAGGCCACCTGATGATGCAGAGAAGTGCAGAACAAATGTGCACTTGAGATTTGAACCTAGCTAGTTAGAAGAATCCGCCGAAGCGGCTGAATCCAACCAGTTTGATTGATTTTACCCACCAGGGAAGCCGTGGGAGCCCTTCCAAAGGAACAACAGGTAATCGAACCTAAATCTAGCGGGTGATTTGATCAGCTACGAGGGGTGGGGGACAGGAGGAGGCTTACCtattcgcggcggcggctggacggGCACCTCCAGTATCTCCATATGGCCGCTGCTTAGTACAAAACGATGAATCTCCCAAGAGGGGGAAGGAGCCTGGGGCGATCGAGGCTCTCGAGAAGTATCAGGCGCGACGTTCGCCGGgaacggcgggagcggcggcgcgcgagatcggcggcggcgtcggcggcggcggcgcggggaaaTTAAGATCGCAGAGCCGAGACGgatcggaggaggagcggctaaAGGCTAAAGTGCTAAACCCACCGCTCGTTTGTTTTAAGTGGGTCCCACCGAGTCCGACTGTTCTTCGTACGAGTTCACCGGATTACGGAAAACCCAAGAGAAAAAGGTAAAACCCGATGAATTTTCAATCAATACCATACAGAAACCGACTAATACCAGTTACCGTACAGTAACACAtgtattataagatgttttgactttagcCAAAATCAAAtagcttcaagtttgactaacaccgtgtttagttccaaactttttttttcaaactttcaacttttccatcacatcaaaacttttctacacacataaacttccaactttttcatcacatcgttccaatttcaatcaaacttccaattttagcgtgaactaattACACccttaagtttataaaaaaaatagtaatattttcgacctaagataaatttattataaaaatatatttaattattaatctctatctctatctctactattataaaaattgaaaatgtttttgccAGTACTTTGGTaagtcatccgtgtatgagtcagtttttaaattcgatcgcttttggaaatacatagtGTATTTAAataggtttttaagttcgttcgcttttgaaaatatagtaAGAGCCGTATAAGaattctctttaaaaaaaactcgcatgctaacttaagaCGATCGGACTTCTAATTATAGCTCATGATTTACATTATTGTATTTGTATATAAACTTAGCTAAACTTAAAGcaatttgactttaaccaaagtcaaaacatcttataacctgaaacagagggagtggTACGTATTGGTCTCGCTTTTACAAAATTCAAAGACTCTTATCACATTATCCCATATCATATTATTGGACTTGTTTGGTGTGACATAAATTGGCCataccaatatttggcaattttaATAGTGTTTTGTGGGTGTGGCTATTTGGCGCGC harbors:
- the LOC9268504 gene encoding uncharacterized protein isoform X1, with translation MEILEVPVQPPPRIGNGATSSASEIDNSPCQCGDDSQSASTVESKMQLPEDILYHIHTLMPMQDAARAACASRCFLRSWRFYPRLNLNVNTLRIDKRAPSNDKLTIDFISRVDPIMLNHAGTGVKMFKLTTHPCFSLHPSYVDRWLQIAFAPGIKEFELEMTRVSKMDYDFPCSLLSRVASSIQSFLLGGCSFHPGIQIGQMSTLTSLRLRSVKITEEELCGFLSKSCALQRLLLSDCHNIVVLKIPHLLELNYLEVLHFRKLEVIDSSAPKLSTFIYAGPPIQISLGEALLQVKKMQMFCDGSPDALHYGSKKLPSIAPNIQKLYLSTRNETVNTPKVLGKFLQLKCLEILLLTPDLSPGYDFCSLVSFIDASPALETFILRIERPAKRHDSILEALSGDSMHPMRASEYRHDNLKNMMITGFSSAKSMIDLANHILEKASSLEYLTLDTTRGYDRRNDKIDPCQCLQMSKEALLEAEKALLAIRIYVEGRVPSSVSLKVIEPCSNCHTETRS
- the LOC9268504 gene encoding uncharacterized protein isoform X2; translation: MQLPEDILYHIHTLMPMQDAARAACASRCFLRSWRFYPRLNLNVNTLRIDKRAPSNDKLTIDFISRVDPIMLNHAGTGVKMFKLTTHPCFSLHPSYVDRWLQIAFAPGIKEFELEMTRVSKMDYDFPCSLLSRVASSIQSFLLGGCSFHPGIQIGQMSTLTSLRLRSVKITEEELCGFLSKSCALQRLLLSDCHNIVVLKIPHLLELNYLEVLHFRKLEVIDSSAPKLSTFIYAGPPIQISLGEALLQVKKMQMFCDGSPDALHYGSKKLPSIAPNIQKLYLSTRNETVNTPKVLGKFLQLKCLEILLLTPDLSPGYDFCSLVSFIDASPALETFILRIERPAKRHDSILEALSGDSMHPMRASEYRHDNLKNMMITGFSSAKSMIDLANHILEKASSLEYLTLDTTRGYDRRNDKIDPCQCLQMSKEALLEAEKALLAIRIYVEGRVPSSVSLKVIEPCSNCHTETRS